From the Huiozyma naganishii CBS 8797 chromosome 2, complete genome genome, one window contains:
- the MRT4 gene encoding ribosome assembly factor MRT4 (similar to Saccharomyces cerevisiae MRT4 (YKL009W); ancestral locus Anc_2.498) gives MPRSKRSKLVTLAQTDKKGRENKERIFDEVREALDTYRYVWVLHLDDVRTPVLQEIRTAWVGSKLIMGKKKVLAKALGENKESEYKDNIFKLSHCLTGVVGLLFTNEEVNTVKDYFKSYSRSDYSRPNSKAPLDFTIPEGIVYSRGGQIPVEDDVPMVHSMEPTLRNKFHIPTKIKAGKITLEQPFKVCEEGQKLDVTQTLILKQFGIAAAQFKVKVEAYYDNETSKIEKVGINMN, from the coding sequence ATGCCTAGATCAAAGCGTTCTAAACTAGTCACTCTGGCTCAGACGGACAAAAAGGGGAgagaaaacaaagaaaggATTTTCGATGAGGTGAGAGAGGCCCTAGATACGTACAGATACGTGTGGGTTTTGCATTTGGATGACGTTAGGACTCCAGTTTTACAAGAGATCAGAACCGCATGGGTCGGGTCTAAACTTATAATGggtaagaagaaagtgCTCGCTAAGGCGCTTGGTGAAAACAAGGAAAGTGAATACAAGGacaatatcttcaagttgtctCACTGCCTCACTGGTGTTGTAGGTCTGCTTTTCACCAACGAGGAGGTAAACACCGTGAAGGACTACTTCAAGTCGTACTCCAGATCTGATTACTCGAGACCAAACTCGAAAGCACCACTAGATTTCACTATACCGGAGGGAATCGTCTACTCTCGTGGGGGGCAGATCCCCGTTGAGGATGACGTGCCAATGGTCCATTCCATGGAACCCACTCTACGTAACAAATTCCACATCCCTACAAAGATTAAAGCCGGTAAGATCACTTTGGAACAACCGTTCAAAGTATGTGAAGAGGGCCAAAAATTGGACGTGACTCAAACTTTGATCCTCAAACAGTTCGGTATTGCTGCCGCTCAATTCAAAGTCAAAGTGGAAGCATATTACGACAATGAGActtcaaagattgaaaaagTTGGGATAAATATGAACTGA